A DNA window from Anaerocolumna sp. AGMB13020 contains the following coding sequences:
- a CDS encoding adenine phosphoribosyltransferase, protein MKKLEEYVRSIPDFPEEGIVFRDVTSVLQDKDSLKLSIDQMQALLDGLDIDVIVGPESRGFIFGVPIAYNLNKAFVPVRKKGKLPCETIEMEYALEYGTATIEMHKDSIKPGQKVAIVDDLIATGGTIEAITKLIESLGGIVVKIIFLMELEGLHGRDKLQGYDVEAVIKYEGK, encoded by the coding sequence ATGAAGAAGTTAGAAGAATATGTTAGGAGTATACCTGATTTCCCGGAGGAAGGAATCGTATTCAGAGATGTTACCAGTGTTTTACAGGATAAAGACAGCTTAAAACTGTCAATTGACCAGATGCAGGCGCTGCTGGACGGACTTGATATTGATGTAATCGTGGGACCTGAATCAAGAGGATTTATATTCGGAGTTCCGATTGCTTACAATCTCAACAAAGCTTTTGTACCTGTTCGTAAAAAGGGTAAGCTTCCCTGTGAAACCATTGAAATGGAGTATGCACTGGAATACGGTACCGCAACCATCGAGATGCATAAAGATTCCATCAAACCTGGACAGAAGGTTGCTATTGTGGATGATCTGATTGCAACAGGAGGAACCATTGAGGCTATTACGAAATTAATTGAGAGCCTTGGGGGAATCGTGGTTAAGATCATATTCCTGATGGAACTGGAAGGTCTTCATGGACGTGATAAGTTACAAGGCTATGATGTTGAAGCTGTTATTAAATATGAAGGCAAATAA
- a CDS encoding helix-turn-helix domain-containing protein — protein MDIGKKIKTLRLSNPLTQNELADILGVSKSTMSNYERNISTPAPDILLKLAAYFEVTVDYFFQEKQNNSMDLIKESSAYHSDKIVTKDEWNTIIYYRRLSDEQKDYIKGHMIQLYQKKITPDITEKG, from the coding sequence ATGGATATTGGTAAAAAAATTAAAACTCTGAGGCTTTCCAACCCCCTCACCCAAAATGAACTGGCAGATATACTTGGTGTGAGTAAATCTACGATGTCTAATTATGAAAGAAACATAAGCACTCCGGCTCCTGATATCTTATTAAAATTAGCAGCTTACTTTGAAGTTACCGTTGACTATTTCTTTCAAGAAAAGCAGAATAACTCAATGGACCTTATAAAAGAGAGCTCTGCCTATCATTCCGATAAAATTGTAACCAAAGATGAATGGAATACAATAATTTATTACAGAAGGCTTAGTGACGAACAGAAAGATTATATAAAGGGGCACATGATACAGTTATATCAGAAAAAGATTACCCCTGATATAACCGAAAAAGGCTGA
- the recJ gene encoding single-stranded-DNA-specific exonuclease RecJ yields the protein MAEKWVLKNKKADFQTIMAKHGISECLTRLLVNRGLTEEEDIRFYLNPDYERTHNPLLMKDLAKACDILEEKMTEGKSIRIVGDYDVDGVASTYILYKALSLCGAKVDYEIPDRIRDGYGINEQIIDAAYEAGIDTILTCDNGIAATEQVKKAKALGMTVIITDHHDIPFLIEGESKKHILPEADAVVNPKQEDCLYPFKQLCGAAVAYKLMEAFFDRKQISKTELVPLREATAIATVCDVMELTGENRILVKKGLELLNNTQNLGLRALMEKNSIAAGNLAAYHLGYVIGPCLNAGGRLDTAKQGLRLLLSETKEEADKRAEELKALNDLRKQMTEEGLLNAIALIEDSELKKDKVLVIYLKDCHESLAGIIAGRLRERYCKPAIVLTDAHDMVKGSGRSIEKYNMYEELTRCKEHLVKFGGHPMAAGMSLQLTSVETLRIGLNGNTVLTEEDLIPKVVIDVVLPLGYVTEELVEDLKLLEPFGKGNEKPLFADRNLKILKLTVLGKNKKVIKLLVRNPYGREMEAMYFGDTAGFLEALNGVYGKTEVDKAYQNRDNSMKLSITYYPTINEYNGNRSLQIVIQNYLIEKE from the coding sequence ATGGCAGAAAAATGGGTACTCAAAAATAAAAAAGCAGATTTTCAGACGATTATGGCAAAACACGGTATCAGCGAATGCCTTACAAGGCTCCTGGTTAACAGAGGGTTAACAGAAGAAGAGGATATTAGATTTTATCTGAACCCGGATTATGAGAGGACACACAATCCGCTCTTAATGAAAGATCTTGCAAAAGCTTGCGATATTCTTGAAGAGAAGATGACAGAGGGAAAAAGCATTCGTATTGTAGGGGATTATGATGTTGACGGAGTTGCTTCAACGTACATACTGTATAAGGCATTGAGCTTATGCGGGGCAAAGGTCGATTATGAAATACCGGATCGTATCAGAGACGGTTATGGAATAAACGAACAGATTATAGATGCAGCCTATGAAGCAGGTATTGATACCATACTAACCTGTGACAATGGAATTGCTGCCACCGAGCAGGTGAAAAAGGCCAAAGCGCTTGGAATGACAGTGATTATAACAGATCACCATGATATACCTTTTTTGATTGAGGGAGAGAGTAAGAAGCACATTCTTCCGGAAGCTGATGCCGTGGTGAATCCCAAGCAGGAGGATTGTTTGTATCCCTTTAAGCAGCTTTGCGGTGCTGCGGTTGCTTATAAACTGATGGAAGCATTCTTTGATAGAAAACAGATATCAAAGACAGAGCTGGTTCCTCTAAGGGAAGCAACAGCCATCGCCACCGTTTGTGACGTAATGGAACTGACCGGAGAGAACCGTATCCTGGTGAAAAAAGGGCTGGAACTGCTTAATAATACCCAGAACCTGGGGCTTCGTGCACTAATGGAAAAGAACAGCATTGCCGCCGGAAATCTCGCCGCCTATCATCTTGGTTATGTAATCGGGCCCTGTCTGAATGCCGGGGGCAGACTTGATACAGCGAAACAGGGATTGCGGCTTTTGTTGTCTGAGACCAAAGAGGAAGCAGATAAAAGGGCAGAGGAGCTTAAAGCTTTAAATGACCTTAGAAAGCAGATGACGGAGGAAGGTTTACTAAACGCAATAGCTCTTATAGAAGACTCCGAACTGAAGAAGGATAAAGTCCTGGTAATATATCTGAAGGACTGCCACGAGAGTCTGGCAGGAATTATTGCTGGCAGATTAAGAGAGCGCTACTGTAAGCCAGCCATTGTACTGACCGATGCCCATGATATGGTGAAAGGATCAGGCCGATCCATTGAGAAATATAATATGTACGAGGAACTGACCCGCTGTAAGGAGCATCTGGTGAAGTTCGGAGGTCATCCCATGGCCGCCGGAATGTCTCTGCAGCTTACCTCAGTAGAGACCTTAAGGATAGGTCTTAACGGCAATACAGTACTGACAGAGGAAGATTTGATTCCCAAGGTAGTAATAGATGTAGTTCTGCCTCTGGGTTATGTGACAGAGGAACTGGTGGAAGATCTTAAGCTACTCGAACCTTTCGGTAAAGGGAATGAGAAGCCCTTATTTGCAGACAGGAATCTTAAGATTTTAAAGCTGACTGTTCTTGGAAAGAATAAGAAGGTAATAAAATTACTGGTTAGAAATCCGTATGGCAGGGAAATGGAGGCTATGTATTTTGGAGATACAGCAGGGTTTCTGGAAGCTCTGAATGGAGTTTACGGCAAAACAGAAGTGGATAAGGCTTATCAAAACAGAGATAACAGCATGAAGCTTTCGATAACCTATTACCCTACAATCAATGAATATAACGGGAATCGAAGTCTGCAGATAGTTATACAGAATTACTTAATTGAGAAAGAATAA
- the scfB gene encoding thioether cross-link-forming SCIFF peptide maturase has protein sequence MVHQYKNNGYNIVLDVNSGMVHVVDDLIYDIIEGYNKASRDAKHKVSKEDREAIINHITDKYKGEEYTSLFEEYKEQADPVVTAVTEALSEVEELITEGALFTEDIYENYISEFKNRSTVVKALCLHIAHDCNLACKYCFAEEGEYQGRRALMSYEVGKQALDFLIASSGNRKNLEIDFFGGEPLMNFDVVKRLVEYGREQEVIHNKKFRFTLTTNGILLNDDIMEFANKEMSNVVLSIDGRKEVNDMMRPSRNGKGSYDVIIPKFKKLAESRNQTNYYVRGTFTHNNLDFSEDVIHLAENGFKQISVEPVVALPEENYSLKEEDLEKIYEEYDKLAAYILEKKQKGEGFNFFHFMIDLSGGPCVAKRLSGCGSGTEYLAVTPWGDLYPCHQFVGEEKYLMGNVFEGVKQKEMQEEFKCCNVYSKDKCKECFAKFYCSGGCAANSYKFHGSIHDTYDIGCKLQKKRVECALMIKAAEASLSEEA, from the coding sequence TTGGTTCACCAGTATAAAAATAACGGCTATAATATTGTGCTGGACGTTAATAGCGGCATGGTCCATGTGGTGGATGATCTAATCTATGATATTATAGAAGGATACAACAAGGCTTCCAGAGATGCGAAACATAAAGTAAGCAAGGAAGACAGGGAAGCCATAATAAATCATATAACGGATAAATACAAAGGAGAGGAATATACCTCTTTATTTGAAGAATATAAGGAACAAGCTGACCCGGTTGTTACGGCGGTAACCGAAGCCTTATCCGAAGTAGAAGAGCTGATAACGGAAGGTGCTCTGTTTACTGAAGATATCTATGAGAATTACATATCGGAATTTAAGAATCGTTCAACGGTAGTAAAAGCTCTTTGTCTTCATATAGCGCATGACTGTAATCTTGCCTGTAAGTATTGTTTTGCGGAAGAGGGCGAATACCAGGGAAGACGTGCACTGATGAGCTATGAGGTTGGGAAGCAGGCTCTGGACTTTCTGATTGCAAGCTCCGGTAACAGAAAGAACCTTGAGATAGATTTCTTTGGCGGTGAGCCGCTGATGAATTTTGACGTAGTAAAAAGACTGGTGGAATACGGAAGAGAGCAGGAAGTAATTCATAACAAGAAGTTCCGCTTCACCCTTACTACAAATGGAATTCTGCTAAATGATGATATCATGGAATTTGCTAATAAAGAAATGAGCAATGTGGTATTGAGCATTGATGGACGTAAAGAGGTTAATGACATGATGCGCCCTTCCAGAAATGGTAAAGGAAGCTATGATGTTATCATTCCCAAATTCAAGAAACTTGCTGAAAGCAGAAACCAGACAAACTATTATGTGAGAGGAACCTTTACTCATAATAATCTGGACTTCTCAGAAGACGTTATACATCTGGCAGAGAATGGCTTTAAGCAGATTTCTGTTGAGCCGGTAGTGGCTTTGCCGGAGGAAAACTATTCCTTAAAGGAAGAAGATCTGGAGAAGATCTATGAAGAATATGATAAGCTGGCAGCTTATATTCTTGAAAAGAAGCAAAAAGGGGAAGGCTTTAACTTCTTCCATTTCATGATAGATTTATCCGGAGGCCCCTGTGTTGCCAAGAGGCTGTCAGGCTGCGGCTCAGGAACCGAGTATTTGGCGGTAACTCCCTGGGGGGATTTATATCCCTGCCATCAGTTTGTAGGAGAAGAGAAATACCTGATGGGAAATGTCTTTGAGGGTGTGAAGCAAAAGGAGATGCAGGAAGAATTCAAGTGCTGCAACGTTTACTCGAAGGATAAGTGCAAAGAATGTTTTGCCAAATTTTATTGCAGCGGCGGCTGTGCGGCTAATTCTTATAAGTTCCATGGCAGCATCCATGATACATATGATATCGGCTGCAAGCTTCAGAAAAAACGTGTGGAATGTGCACTTATGATAAAAGCAGCAGAGGCTTCTCTTTCAGAGGAAGCGTAA
- the scfA gene encoding six-cysteine ranthipeptide SCIFF has translation MKRIKTLNTRNLKESMKKGGCGECQTSCQSACKTSCTVGNQSCENDNR, from the coding sequence ATGAAACGTATTAAGACTTTAAATACAAGAAATCTTAAAGAGTCCATGAAGAAGGGCGGATGCGGCGAGTGCCAGACTTCTTGCCAGTCAGCATGTAAGACATCCTGCACAGTAGGAAATCAGAGCTGCGAGAACGATAATAGATAA
- a CDS encoding TIGR04086 family membrane protein: MDKVLHRNSKVTVALKNLLFSYVITVLMILLLSFLMLKLDVSNKILSGGIIATYILSTFIGGFLFGKSAEHKRFLWGLMMGGLYFAILLLASILTGSVMGMEPARVFTVMLLCLFGGMLGGMVS, encoded by the coding sequence ATGGACAAAGTACTTCACCGGAATTCCAAAGTAACTGTCGCGTTAAAGAATCTTCTCTTCTCTTATGTCATAACCGTACTTATGATACTGCTGCTCTCCTTCCTTATGCTAAAGCTGGACGTATCCAATAAAATATTAAGCGGAGGCATCATAGCAACCTATATCCTCTCGACTTTCATAGGAGGCTTCCTGTTCGGGAAAAGTGCAGAGCATAAAAGGTTTCTATGGGGACTTATGATGGGAGGACTTTATTTTGCCATCCTGCTGTTAGCATCAATACTCACCGGCTCCGTAATGGGAATGGAACCCGCCAGAGTGTTTACAGTCATGTTATTATGCCTGTTTGGAGGTATGCTGGGCGGCATGGTGAGCTGA
- a CDS encoding VOC family protein produces the protein MDNDSKILGIAYNTIPVSDINNSAEWFVKHFGFNIRNHRGNYLSLFRGNRPILDLIQTDNDSRAVYEIDRKKRWVITFYTDNIDFLHYYLKSQDIKVGNISDEGIYGKFFTLEDLDGNLFDIWEHKDCQLNF, from the coding sequence ATGGATAATGATAGTAAAATATTAGGAATAGCCTACAACACTATACCTGTAAGTGATATAAATAATTCAGCAGAATGGTTTGTTAAACATTTCGGTTTTAACATAAGAAATCATCGTGGAAATTATTTGAGCCTTTTCAGAGGTAATAGACCCATACTAGATTTAATTCAAACTGACAACGACTCAAGAGCTGTATATGAAATAGATAGAAAAAAGAGATGGGTTATAACTTTCTATACTGACAATATAGATTTTCTACACTATTATTTAAAGTCTCAGGATATAAAAGTAGGTAACATCAGTGATGAGGGTATTTACGGCAAGTTCTTTACATTAGAGGATTTAGACGGTAATTTATTCGATATCTGGGAACATAAGGACTGCCAGCTTAACTTTTAA
- a CDS encoding PHP domain-containing protein, producing the protein MKYIDLHVHSNASDGTLTPTEVVSLAASLSLSAIALTDHDTVAGVAEAQAAALAKSDASNPLRIIPGAEISAAYNGRDIHILGLFLDTKNNALIKTLHEAVAKREERNEKMAANLRGAGIDITVDKLKAAEGEAVLTRAHFAKYMTEHGFTKSNKDAFDRFLNDSSPYYVARDYLSPEATIDLIHEAGGLAVLAHPLLYKYNLEQLDVLISLLAGFGLDGIEAIYSLNTGFDEGIIRRYANRYNLALTGGSDFHGMNKPDISLGSGKGNLKIPESLLESLEKRLK; encoded by the coding sequence ATGAAATATATTGATCTACACGTGCATTCGAATGCTTCGGATGGGACTCTTACTCCGACGGAGGTGGTCAGCCTTGCCGCTTCTTTGTCTTTATCGGCTATTGCTCTTACAGACCATGATACAGTTGCCGGTGTAGCGGAAGCCCAGGCTGCTGCTCTTGCGAAGTCCGATGCTAGTAATCCTTTAAGAATTATTCCAGGCGCAGAAATCTCTGCTGCTTATAATGGCAGGGATATTCATATTCTGGGACTGTTCCTGGATACGAAGAATAATGCTTTGATTAAGACCCTTCACGAGGCTGTTGCCAAAAGGGAAGAACGTAACGAGAAAATGGCAGCCAATTTAAGGGGCGCCGGGATTGATATCACGGTGGATAAGTTAAAGGCAGCAGAAGGTGAAGCTGTTCTGACACGGGCACATTTTGCCAAGTATATGACAGAGCATGGTTTTACCAAATCCAACAAGGATGCTTTTGACAGATTTCTTAATGATTCTTCTCCTTATTATGTGGCCAGGGATTATCTCTCCCCGGAAGCTACAATTGATTTGATTCATGAAGCAGGAGGCCTTGCGGTGCTTGCTCATCCTTTATTGTATAAGTATAATCTAGAGCAGTTGGATGTACTTATTTCTCTTTTAGCTGGTTTTGGGCTTGATGGTATTGAAGCTATTTATTCCTTGAATACCGGTTTTGATGAGGGCATAATCAGACGTTACGCCAATCGTTACAATCTTGCCCTTACTGGGGGTTCTGATTTTCACGGTATGAACAAGCCTGATATTTCTCTGGGCAGCGGTAAAGGTAATTTGAAAATTCCAGAATCACTCCTTGAATCTTTGGAAAAAAGGTTAAAATAA
- the yajC gene encoding preprotein translocase subunit YajC, with protein MKIGLLTQPSGALNLATLVMWIVFMVGIFYFMAIRPQKKQQKKMDAMMSTLENGDSVVTTGGFYGVIIDVMEDVVIVEFGNNKNCRIPMKKSAIVEVEKPQSAIASKE; from the coding sequence ATGAAAATCGGACTTTTAACACAACCAAGCGGTGCTTTGAACTTAGCCACATTAGTAATGTGGATCGTTTTCATGGTGGGAATTTTTTATTTTATGGCGATTCGTCCCCAGAAGAAACAACAGAAGAAAATGGACGCTATGATGTCAACCTTGGAAAACGGTGACAGTGTAGTGACCACCGGAGGATTTTACGGTGTAATCATTGATGTAATGGAAGATGTAGTTATCGTTGAATTTGGTAACAACAAGAACTGCCGTATACCTATGAAAAAATCAGCAATCGTTGAAGTTGAGAAACCTCAGTCAGCAATTGCTTCAAAAGAATAA
- the tgt gene encoding tRNA guanosine(34) transglycosylase Tgt: MYKLLRRDGRAKRGEFHTVHGTIQTPVFMNVGTVAAIKGAVSTQDLQEIKTQVELSNTYHLHVRTGDEVIKKLGGLHKFMVWDKPILTDSGGFQVFSLSGLRKIKEEGVYFSSHIDGRKIFMGPEESMRIQSNLASTIAMAFDECPPHPAERSYMQNSVDRTTRWLLRCKAEMDRLNTLPDTINKQQMLFGINQGGTYKDIRIEHAKTISELNLDGYALGGLAVGETHSEMYYILEETVPYLPLEKPTYLMGVGTPENILESVERGVDFFDCVYPARNGRHGHAYTNHGKMNLMNAKYELDDSPIEKGCGCPVCRQYSRAYIRHLLKAKEMLGLRFLVTHNLYFYNNMMEEIRSAIEEQRYAEYKKNKLEGFAQGELA; encoded by the coding sequence ATGTACAAGTTATTAAGAAGAGACGGAAGAGCCAAGCGTGGAGAATTCCACACCGTTCATGGCACCATTCAGACCCCTGTTTTTATGAATGTTGGAACGGTAGCAGCTATTAAAGGTGCGGTGTCAACCCAGGATCTTCAAGAGATTAAAACCCAGGTGGAATTGTCCAATACTTATCATCTTCATGTCAGAACCGGTGATGAGGTAATCAAGAAACTTGGAGGACTTCATAAATTCATGGTATGGGATAAACCAATACTGACGGATTCAGGAGGCTTTCAGGTGTTTTCTCTTTCAGGACTGAGAAAGATAAAAGAGGAAGGCGTATATTTTAGTTCCCATATTGATGGCCGTAAGATATTTATGGGACCGGAAGAAAGTATGAGAATCCAATCAAACCTTGCATCAACCATAGCTATGGCATTTGACGAATGCCCTCCACATCCGGCAGAAAGAAGTTACATGCAGAATTCAGTGGATAGAACCACCAGGTGGCTGTTACGTTGTAAGGCTGAAATGGACAGACTTAATACCTTACCGGACACAATAAATAAGCAGCAGATGTTATTTGGAATAAACCAGGGCGGTACCTATAAGGATATTCGTATAGAACATGCAAAAACCATATCAGAATTAAATCTTGACGGTTATGCACTGGGAGGGCTTGCAGTTGGAGAAACCCATTCGGAAATGTATTACATTCTGGAGGAAACTGTACCTTACCTTCCGTTGGAAAAACCCACTTACCTCATGGGTGTTGGTACACCGGAGAATATCTTGGAGTCGGTAGAAAGAGGTGTAGACTTCTTTGACTGTGTATATCCTGCAAGAAACGGAAGACATGGTCATGCATATACCAATCACGGTAAAATGAATCTGATGAATGCCAAATACGAACTGGATGATTCGCCAATTGAAAAAGGCTGTGGATGTCCTGTTTGCAGACAATACAGCAGGGCTTACATCAGACATCTGTTAAAAGCAAAAGAAATGTTAGGATTAAGATTTTTGGTAACACATAATCTTTATTTCTATAACAATATGATGGAAGAAATCCGCAGTGCCATTGAAGAACAAAGGTACGCAGAATATAAGAAAAACAAGCTGGAGGGTTTCGCCCAGGGTGAACTTGCCTAA
- a CDS encoding EAL domain-containing protein: MSIRNNLRITLFILAILPIILLSVLSYHLMTGKLIRTEKADLEQRAVTGQQGLQIFLSGKQSETSLLATESDIYDYALALSSDSVRKNEENILYDNAMDLLIRQSNTMPYYQNIQIFNTDNTVVLSTEKQRISTRLSDNLTLSYMKATGNPACGISGILKKKQENGSSQYFIEIGSPIKCRTNTKIILGYLVSTLNLQSLNDYMSTLSSGRKDYAFCLDKYGNYIYHPDNRYIGTNIKDDQLGRLVTEFYSGKVNASGNFQYVFEATDNIYGYSILKNTGWVIITKQEAGNVTGLARIILYIFLIGIIGCSLFIYLAGNRIADIYTEPIMEIKNTLRIASEGNLKAQSNIKSKNEFGELSRNLNKMLHIVRNSYNELSAMHEELITKEEQLRLNYNHIEYLAYHDVLTNLPNKMAFIERVNQTIASSPGSNKLHAVYFVDLDDFKTVNDTLGHEYGDNLLSQTAAHLLSLTSGDDILARAGGDEFLLFRENLDSDTEALDFAASVIESLKTPFRINNESIYVSMSIGIALYPKNGLTHTTLIKNADIAMYKSKDTGKNKYTLFDVTMEEELNRSSLITEVLRHAIANEEIYVVYQPQYNIRKETMTGFEALMRIRNQKLGELKPVEFIPIAEESGMITELGEWILKEACTFNKILIDHGFPSLIVSVNISSVQLSKADFIDVVRNILAETGLPACNLELEVTESTLVSSLTNASVQLSSLQDLGVRISLDDFGTGYSSLNYLTNIPINTLKMDKSFVNNISSNEKDAQIASGIIHLAHSMKLEVIAEGVERTEQLEALKKNKCDIIQGFIYSKPLLPHILFETLTPCPISNI, encoded by the coding sequence ATGTCTATTCGAAATAATTTACGGATTACTTTATTTATATTAGCCATCCTTCCAATCATCCTCCTGTCTGTACTTTCCTATCATCTAATGACCGGAAAACTGATCAGGACAGAAAAAGCGGACCTTGAGCAACGAGCTGTAACCGGACAACAGGGCCTCCAGATATTTCTTAGCGGTAAACAGTCAGAGACCAGCCTTCTTGCTACAGAAAGTGATATTTACGATTATGCCCTTGCCCTGTCCTCTGATTCCGTTAGGAAAAATGAAGAAAACATTCTCTATGACAACGCTATGGATTTATTAATCCGTCAGAGTAATACTATGCCCTATTATCAGAACATTCAAATATTCAATACGGATAATACTGTTGTACTAAGTACAGAAAAACAAAGAATCAGCACAAGATTATCCGATAACCTTACATTATCCTATATGAAAGCTACTGGTAATCCAGCCTGCGGTATCAGCGGCATCCTTAAGAAAAAGCAGGAGAATGGCTCCAGTCAGTACTTCATTGAAATCGGATCTCCCATAAAATGCCGTACAAATACGAAAATAATTCTGGGTTATCTGGTTAGTACCTTGAACCTGCAAAGCCTCAATGACTATATGAGTACTTTGTCCTCCGGCAGAAAGGATTACGCCTTTTGCCTGGATAAATACGGTAATTATATCTATCATCCTGACAACAGGTATATCGGTACTAATATCAAGGATGATCAGCTGGGCAGACTTGTAACAGAGTTCTACAGTGGTAAGGTGAATGCCTCCGGGAATTTTCAGTATGTCTTTGAAGCGACAGATAACATCTACGGCTATAGCATTTTAAAAAATACCGGCTGGGTCATTATCACGAAGCAGGAGGCAGGAAATGTAACCGGTCTTGCAAGGATTATCTTATATATTTTCCTGATTGGTATAATCGGCTGCTCCCTGTTTATATATCTCGCAGGCAATCGTATAGCTGATATTTACACAGAACCCATTATGGAAATCAAAAATACGCTGCGTATTGCTTCCGAAGGTAACCTAAAAGCACAGAGTAATATAAAATCTAAGAATGAATTTGGTGAACTTTCCAGAAATTTAAATAAAATGCTGCATATTGTCAGAAACAGCTACAACGAACTCTCTGCCATGCACGAAGAGCTTATTACCAAAGAAGAGCAATTGAGACTGAATTATAATCACATTGAGTATCTTGCCTATCACGATGTTTTAACGAACCTCCCGAACAAGATGGCCTTTATTGAAAGAGTTAATCAGACCATTGCATCCTCACCGGGGTCAAATAAGCTGCATGCCGTTTATTTTGTGGACCTGGATGATTTTAAAACAGTGAATGATACCTTAGGTCATGAATACGGAGATAATCTGTTATCACAGACAGCCGCCCATCTGCTCTCCCTTACCTCCGGAGACGATATTCTAGCCAGGGCCGGCGGAGATGAATTCCTTCTCTTTCGCGAGAATCTGGACAGTGATACAGAGGCTCTGGATTTTGCGGCCTCGGTTATTGAATCACTAAAAACTCCTTTTCGTATTAACAATGAGTCCATCTATGTATCCATGAGCATTGGAATTGCTTTATATCCCAAAAACGGGCTTACTCATACCACACTGATTAAAAATGCTGATATTGCCATGTACAAATCAAAAGATACCGGTAAAAACAAATATACACTTTTTGATGTGACCATGGAGGAAGAATTAAACCGCAGTTCCCTTATTACAGAGGTTTTACGCCATGCCATTGCCAATGAAGAGATCTATGTAGTATATCAGCCTCAATATAATATTCGCAAAGAAACGATGACAGGCTTCGAGGCACTTATGCGTATCCGCAACCAGAAACTGGGTGAACTAAAACCTGTGGAATTTATACCGATAGCAGAAGAAAGTGGCATGATTACAGAACTTGGGGAGTGGATTCTAAAAGAAGCTTGTACCTTTAATAAGATCCTTATTGACCATGGATTTCCCTCGCTTATTGTATCTGTCAACATCTCCAGTGTCCAGTTAAGTAAAGCAGATTTTATCGACGTGGTTCGCAATATTCTAGCAGAAACCGGACTTCCTGCCTGCAATCTGGAGCTGGAAGTAACCGAAAGTACTTTGGTATCTTCTCTTACAAATGCCTCTGTACAATTATCCTCTCTGCAGGACTTGGGCGTACGAATATCACTGGATGATTTCGGAACCGGTTATTCCTCCTTGAATTATCTGACGAATATACCAATTAATACCCTTAAAATGGACAAGTCCTTTGTCAATAACATCAGCAGCAATGAAAAAGATGCACAGATAGCTTCCGGAATCATCCATCTGGCTCACAGCATGAAGCTTGAGGTTATCGCAGAAGGTGTTGAGAGGACTGAACAATTGGAGGCTTTAAAGAAAAATAAATGCGATATTATTCAGGGATTTATTTACAGCAAGCCACTTTTACCCCATATTTTATTTGAAACTTTGACACCTTGTCCAATAAGTAATATTTAA
- a CDS encoding phage holin family protein encodes MEFLNQYVILIIVGICYCLGYIIKHSITVIPNKFIPLIMGVIGIILNMWMNKWTFSPEILLGGLASGLASTGAFELLRNIKNKK; translated from the coding sequence ATGGAATTCTTAAATCAATATGTAATATTGATTATTGTTGGTATCTGTTACTGCCTTGGGTATATTATTAAACACAGCATAACTGTAATTCCCAATAAATTTATACCTTTAATAATGGGGGTAATAGGTATTATACTAAATATGTGGATGAATAAATGGACGTTCTCTCCGGAAATCTTATTGGGAGGATTGGCAAGTGGTCTTGCCAGCACCGGAGCATTTGAACTCCTTCGAAATATAAAGAACAAAAAGTGA